CCAGGCCCCAATGGCGGGCGCCCTCTCCATCGACATCGAAGCGGTGAACGACCAGCGCCTGGCCATCCTGCGACACCTCGGTGACCGCGGCCGGCATCACCCGACGCACCACCTGCATGCACAGATGCTCATTGAGCGACACGAAGGGCAACAGCCGCGATGAGCCTTTGATGATGTGCCGGTGGGTAAACAGCGTGGACTTCTTGAAGCGAGGTGCGCTGATCGCCTGAGCACTGCTATCGAGAAATTTGGGCACCACACCGGATACGCCACTGGTGGCGTGCTGGCGAACCAACTCGGCAAAGGCCTCTTCGGAATTGTCGCCCTGCAGCAGCGCCGCGACGTCGACCGGCTGTGATGGTTGGTCGATGTTCGCGCCAGGCGGTGCAACCTGGACGCGCCCGATCATGTTGCGCCCGATGACCGACAGCAGCGCGATCGGACTGGCCCCAATGTGTGGGCCGAACTGCTCCTGCAACACCTGCAGCAGATAGCCTTCCGGCAGATTCATCTGGAAGATCGGGTGGAGAACGTCGTCCCAAAGATAAGGGTCGCGACGTACGCGCATGGTCAGCGACACGAAGTCGTCGAGGGCGGTGGCCTCGTGGTAGATCAACGAGCTCTTGAAGTCGCCGATGGCCTGTAGTTTGGCGACTTCGCGTCCCTGCACATAGACCGACAAACTCACGCTCCACTCCGTTCGCGCCGCAGTTCATCGAGGGAGCCCGCTGCGCCGATTTCGGCCAAGCTCAATTCCATGCCGAGCACCGCGAGCACGGACAACAGCTTTCGGGATCCGAATTCGGCGACTTTGCCGCGCTCGAAGCGCGACAGCGACGCTTGGCTCAGGCCCGTACGCGCCGCCACTTCACCTTGCTGCAGGCCGAGTGCACGGCGCCTTTCCGCGACGGAAGCGCCCAATTCCTGGAGGGTCTGCATTTGCTATATACGGCAAGATTGTGGACTTGATGGGCATTGTTTGCCGTATGTGGCAAAAATGCAAGTTGCGCCTGAACTCGCTGGATTGGCTCAGCGTATCCGCGACAGTCTCGTCAGTCGTGTCCGGTGTGAATCCTTCGACCCGCTCTTGGGCAACAAGAAACCTGTCCGGCCTAAGAAACCTCGGTGGATTTCGACACGAAGTTGGGTTCGGTGCCGATGGCCGCAGCGATGTTTTCGATGCGTCCGTTTTGCCAGACGTAGCACGGGGTCCGCGACCATCGTCATCAGTTCATTGCGGTCAGGCCTGAGCAACCGACGTGGTCATGCCGCCCAGTTCTCAAGTTTCAGCTCGGGAACGCGGGCGAACTCGCGCTCGTTGTTGGTCACCAGGATCAGGCCCGCAGCGCGCGCATGCGCGGCGATCCACAGATCGTTGTTGCCAATTGGCGTGCCGGCACGTTCAAGTTGTGCACGGATCTCGCCATAGTGCGCGGCTGCGTCAACCGGCAGTTCCTTCACCTCGGCGATCTGCTGCAGCGCGTCCAGGCGCAACAACGCGTCCGCGCGCCTTTGGCTCTTGCTGATGCCAAACATCAACTCACCCAGCACGATGACCGAGAGGGCGACCTTGCCGGTGCCTTGGCGGTCTAGCTTGCGCGTGACTAGCGGGTGACGTCCGGAAACGGCATACACACAGATATTTGTGTCGAGCAGATAGCGCATCCCCATCACGGCACCTCACGTTCCTGCGGCGGCGCGTCGGAAGGCTCGACAAAATCATCCGGCCAAGGCGGCAGGTCTTCGAGCAGCCGGCTAAGGCTCTGCGCCTTCTCGCGGAGCACCACTTCGTTGCCGCGACGATAAATCTCGACCTCACCCGTGTTGAAGCGGAACTCTTTGGGCAGCCGCACCGCTTGGCTGTTGCCCGACTGGAACACCTTGGCAGTGGTCATGACGAGATCCCGATGTAGATACGAAAAGGATATACATCGAACTGCCCAGTGTCATCAGGGGCAAGGTGGTCCGGCGGCTTCGGGATTGAACGGCGACAAGCCAGTGATGATGGGATCGCCATTGATGAGGTCAGGGTCGGGACGTCCCTGTTGCGCGATCCACTCATGCACTTGTGCCTGGAAGGCGGCACGCCACCTTCACCAACCTACCTCGGCCGTGTCCAGCCACAACTGGTGTTGCAGGTGTCCGTTCCCCGTACCATGTGCGGATGACACTCCGAGTATCCCGATGAACGCAGCGACCGATCGCCTGGACATCCGACTGCATCCCGACGACAAGCGGATGCTGGCTCGTGCTGCGCAGTTGGAAGGGGTGACGCTGAGCCAGTTTGTCCTGGCGCCAGTTCTCGAGCGCGCGCGCAACGTGATTGCTGATGCCGAGCAGTTGGCGGTCACGTCGAAGGCATACCGGGACGTGCTCGACGCGCTTGCAAATCCGCCGCAGCCGACCGCTGCTTTGATCCTGGCCATGCGCGACTACGAAGCCGCTGGCATCCAGTGGCGCTGATCGTCTGCGCGCTCGACAAGTCTGCCCACGATCGGACCGGCTTCAAGTGCGGAAATCTGGATCTTGATGAGTTCCTGCGGTCCAAAGCCGCCAAACATCAGCAGTGGTCGTCATTTGCCGCGACGCGAGTCGACGGGTAGGGATGCACACATGCAAAAGCTTTCTGCAAGTGCTTTTCGATGATCGTCGGATAACGCCCGCATCCGTTCTCCCCGACCCAGCCCTCACTGTTTGCGCCGTGGGGTGCTCTGCCCCACCATTCCTCGGTTCCAACCGACTCTCCTTGCCAGCCCGAAAGCGCGACGAGTGCGCACGGCTGCGGGTTCCTGGGGGTCAGCGCGTGGACCTCGCTTCTTGCCGTCGAGGGCCCAAAAGCCCTAAATGTGCTCTCTACCCCACCCCCACTCTCTGTCCCCCTGGACCCCAGAGAGCCAAGAACCAATCGACGGCTTTTCCAACATGAGGCAGATCAAGTACTTACGCTTGGTTCAAAAGGGCAAGTTGGACGGCAGACGTGGTTGGCAGGTTGGGGTCAGACTGCGGCGAGGGCCGGGTCGAAGACGCTGCGGTTCCAGCGCGGGCGGCGCTCCTGGTACCTTGGAGACTTACGGGTCGCTTCTGCCGCCGTTGCCCGCCTGCAGTCGGAAGTAGATGTCGCCGTTGCTCGCGGCTTTCACTACGAACTTGCCGGCCATGCTCATGCTTATCCGATGGGACGCGCAACTGTACCGATAGGCACGATCCGGCAGGACGTAGCTCGGGTGCTGCAAACCGCTAGCCATCTGGCCGGTCTGGCCACAAGAATTGACCACTCTCGCCAGCGAAACTGACCGGCAACGGCGGAAAGTTGACCGGCAGACGTCGGCCACAAGCGGTCGGTTGAAAGTGCACTCTAAGCCCGGTTTCTGATCACGACAGGAGCGCCGCATGTCCGAAGAATCACCGGTTCGCGATCTGGCCTCGGTTTGGGCGGAAACCCTGCTCCACACCGGCGTGCGCGAAGGGCGCTTGTCTGCGG
The Rhodanobacteraceae bacterium genome window above contains:
- a CDS encoding HipA domain-containing protein, whose product is MSVYVQGREVAKLQAIGDFKSSLIYHEATALDDFVSLTMRVRRDPYLWDDVLHPIFQMNLPEGYLLQVLQEQFGPHIGASPIALLSVIGRNMIGRVQVAPPGANIDQPSQPVDVAALLQGDNSEEAFAELVRQHATSGVSGVVPKFLDSSAQAISAPRFKKSTLFTHRHIIKGSSRLLPFVSLNEHLCMQVVRRVMPAAVTEVSQDGQALVVHRFDVDGEGARHWGLEDFCALLGMRPSAKYETTWERIAKAVRDHVPIRQRPQTLRQMATLLLLTYALRNADCHAKNLALRYTNQTDVHLAPAFDVLTTAAYPTYQNNPPGISFMGKKTWDPGKHLGTFITATFGVPLRDQINLIRQIADAMSDIAPQVRDAMSTHAGFHDIGKRMLLAWRQGIDGLHDRRVYSLPAPDLSTAFDNISDPSPVKAERVVVGRSDLLGRRK
- a CDS encoding XRE family transcriptional regulator; this translates as MQTLQELGASVAERRRALGLQQGEVAARTGLSQASLSRFERGKVAEFGSRKLLSVLAVLGMELSLAEIGAAGSLDELRRERSGA
- a CDS encoding type II toxin-antitoxin system VapC family toxin → MRYLLDTNICVYAVSGRHPLVTRKLDRQGTGKVALSVIVLGELMFGISKSQRRADALLRLDALQQIAEVKELPVDAAAHYGEIRAQLERAGTPIGNNDLWIAAHARAAGLILVTNNEREFARVPELKLENWAA
- a CDS encoding AbrB/MazE/SpoVT family DNA-binding domain-containing protein; translation: MTTAKVFQSGNSQAVRLPKEFRFNTGEVEIYRRGNEVVLREKAQSLSRLLEDLPPWPDDFVEPSDAPPQEREVP
- a CDS encoding DUF1778 domain-containing protein, translated to MNAATDRLDIRLHPDDKRMLARAAQLEGVTLSQFVLAPVLERARNVIADAEQLAVTSKAYRDVLDALANPPQPTAALILAMRDYEAAGIQWR